A region of Epinephelus fuscoguttatus linkage group LG1, E.fuscoguttatus.final_Chr_v1 DNA encodes the following proteins:
- the LOC125888126 gene encoding zinc finger protein 37-like isoform X7 translates to MCSVESLREFVNERLTAAAEEILGAFKRSIVEYEEEIDRQRRLLDMVLKPEIKLHRTELPQQHVCKEEEVVPEQQLCIEERKSSVEQEEPEPPQIKEEEEEVCSSQEGEQLVVKQETDGFMLTPADEESEQSEDQPLDFIHDDTQSAAEKESVVIIPVISSVISEATSEQQLLCHNSHVAERQDEEEYQRGDSGSTRNTELQAEKRHHESEMNRNSPHTSAAINLNTGEKPLKCDICGKGFEYKSMLQRHLNGHTGEKPFSCKTCGKSYSDISALNTHIRSHTGEKPYLCKTCGKRFSEKSVFKRHCRIHTGEKPYTCNVCGRAFGRNGYLIVHMRTHTGEKPYPCKTCGKHFRSSSNLTLHMRTHTGVKVHRVSTCSS, encoded by the exons ATGTGTTCAGTTGAGTCTTTGAGAGAGTTTGTCAACGAGcgactaactgctgctgctgaagaaatattgGGAGCTTTTAAAAGAAGCATCGTCGAGTACGAGGAAGAGATCGATCGTCAGCGCAGACTGTTGGATATGGTTTTGAAGCCTGAAATCAAGTTACACAGGACAG agctcccacagcaacatgtgtgtaaggaggaggaggttgtccctgagcagcagctgtgtattgaggagaggaagtccagtgtggagcaagaggagccagagcctccacagattaaagaggaagaggaggaagtgtgcagcagtcaggagggagagcagcttgtagtgaagcAGGAGACTGATGGCTTCATGTTGACTCCTGCTGATGAGGAAAGTGAGCAGAGTGAAGATCAGCCTCTGGACTTCATTCATGATGACACTCAAAGTGCAGCAGAGAAAGAGTCTGTCGTCATTATACCAGTTATAAGCTCTGTGATATCAGAAGCaaccagtgagcagcagctgcTCTGTCACAACTCTCATGTAGCTGAGAGGCAAGATGAGGAAGAATACCAGCGTGGAGACTCAGGATCAACTAGAAACACAGAGCTTCAAGCAGAGAAAAGACATCATGAAAGTGAAATGAACAGGAACAGTCCACACACCTCTGCTGCGATAAACTTAAATACAG GTgaaaagcctttaaaatgtgacatatgTGGGAAAGGTTTTGAATACAAGTCAATGTTGCAGAGACACCTGAACggccacacaggtgagaagccgtttTCTTGTAAAACATGTGGGAAAAGCTACAGTGACATATCAGCATTGAACACTCATATAAGAtcccacacaggtgagaagccgtaccTTTGCAAGACCTGCGGGAAAAGATTCAGTGAGAAGTCAGTTTTCAAAAGGCATTgtagaatccacacaggtgagaagccgtatactTGTAACGTATGTGGGAGAGCTTTTGGACGTAATGGTTACTTGATAGTCCACATGAGGACTCACACAGGGGAGAAGCCGTATccttgcaaaacatgtgggaaaCACTTCAGATCTAGCAGTAACTTGACACTCCACATGAGAACGCACACAGGTGTAAAGGTGCATCGTGTGAGCACATGTTCCAGTTGA
- the LOC125888126 gene encoding zinc finger protein 37-like isoform X4, with translation MCSVESLREFVNERLTAAAEEILGAFKRSIVEYEEEIDRQRRLLDMVLKPEIKLHRTELPQQHVCKEEEVVPEQQLCIEERKSSVEQEEPEPPQIKEEEEEVCSSQEGEQLVVKQETDGFMLTPADEESEQSEDQPLDFIHDDTQSAAEKESVVIIPVISSVISEATSEQQLLCHNSHVAERQDEEEYQRGDSGSTRNTELQAEKRHHESEMNRNSPHTSAAINLNTGKKPLKCDICGKGFEYKSMLQRHLNGHTGEKPFSCKTCGKSYSDISALNTHIRSHTGEKPYLCKTCGKRFSEKSVFKRHCRIHTGEKPYTCNVCGRAFGRNGYLIVHMRTHTGEKPYPCKTCGKHFRSSSNLTLHMRTHTGVKVHRVSTCSS, from the exons ATGTGTTCAGTTGAGTCTTTGAGAGAGTTTGTCAACGAGcgactaactgctgctgctgaagaaatattgGGAGCTTTTAAAAGAAGCATCGTCGAGTACGAGGAAGAGATCGATCGTCAGCGCAGACTGTTGGATATGGTTTTGAAGCCTGAAATCAAGTTACACAGGACAG agctcccacagcaacatgtgtgtaaggaggaggaggttgtccctgagcagcagctgtgtattgaggagaggaagtccagtgtggagcaagaggagccagagcctccacagattaaagaggaagaggaggaagtgtgcagcagtcaggagggagagcagcttgtagtgaagcAGGAGACTGATGGCTTCATGTTGACTCCTGCTGATGAGGAAAGTGAGCAGAGTGAAGATCAGCCTCTGGACTTCATTCATGATGACACTCAAAGTGCAGCAGAGAAAGAGTCTGTCGTCATTATACCAGTTATAAGCTCTGTGATATCAGAAGCaaccagtgagcagcagctgcTCTGTCACAACTCTCATGTAGCTGAGAGGCAAGATGAGGAAGAATACCAGCGTGGAGACTCAGGATCAACTAGAAACACAGAGCTTCAAGCAGAGAAAAGACATCATGAAAGTGAAATGAACAGGAACAGTCCACACACCTCTGCTGCGATAAACTTAAATACAGgtaaaaagcctttaaaatgtgacatatgTGGGAAAG GTTTTGAATACAAGTCAATGTTGCAGAGACACCTGAACggccacacaggtgagaagccgtttTCTTGTAAAACATGTGGGAAAAGCTACAGTGACATATCAGCATTGAACACTCATATAAGAtcccacacaggtgagaagccgtaccTTTGCAAGACCTGCGGGAAAAGATTCAGTGAGAAGTCAGTTTTCAAAAGGCATTgtagaatccacacaggtgagaagccgtatactTGTAACGTATGTGGGAGAGCTTTTGGACGTAATGGTTACTTGATAGTCCACATGAGGACTCACACAGGGGAGAAGCCGTATccttgcaaaacatgtgggaaaCACTTCAGATCTAGCAGTAACTTGACACTCCACATGAGAACGCACACAGGTGTAAAGGTGCATCGTGTGAGCACATGTTCCAGTTGA
- the LOC125888126 gene encoding zinc finger and SCAN domain-containing protein 2-like isoform X3, which yields MCSVESLREFVNERLTAAAEEILGAFKRSIVEYEEEIDRQRRLLDMVLKPEIKLHRTELPQQHVCKEEEVVPEQQLCIEERKSSVEQEEPEPPQIKEEEEEVCSSQEGEQLVVKQETDGFMLTPADEESEQSEDQTLDFIHDDTQSAAEEESVVIIPVISSVISEATSEQQLLCHNSHVAERQDEEEYQRGDSGSTRNTELQAEKRHHESEMSSNSPHTSAVINLNTGEKPLKCDICGKGFEYKSMLQRHLNGHTGEKPFSCKTCGKSYSDISALNTHIRSHTGEKPYLCKTCGKRFSEKSVFKRHCRIHTGEKPYTCNVCGRAFGRNGYLIVHMRTHTGEKPYPCKTCGKHFRSSSNLTLHMRTHTGVKVHRVSTCSS from the exons ATGTGTTCAGTTGAGTCTTTGAGAGAGTTTGTCAACGAGcgactaactgctgctgctgaagaaatattgGGAGCTTTTAAAAGAAGCATCGTCGAGTACGAGGAAGAGATCGATCGTCAGCGCAGACTGTTGGATATGGTTTTGAAGCCTGAAATCAAGTTACACAGGACAG agctcccacagcaacatgtgtgtaaggaggaggaggttgtccctgagcagcagctgtgtattgaggagaggaagtccagtgtggagcaagaggagccagagcctccacagattaaagaggaagaggaggaagtgtgcagcagtcaggagggagagcagcttgtagtgaagcAGGAGACTGATGGCTTCATGTTGACTCCTGCTGATGAGGAAAGTGAGCAGAGTGAAGATCAGACTCTGGACTTCATTCATGATGACACTCAAAGTGCAGCAGAGGAAGAGTCTGTCGTCATTATACCAGTTATAAGCTCTGTGATATCAGAAGCaaccagtgagcagcagctgcTCTGTCACAACTCTCATGTAGCTGAGAGGCAAGATGAGGAAGAATACCAGCGTGGAGACTCAGGATCAACTAGAAACACAGAGCTTCAAGCAGAGAAAAGACATCATGAAAGTGAAATGAGCAGTAACAGTCCACACACCTCTGCTGTGATAAACTTAAATACAGGTgaaaagcctttaaaatgtgacatatgTGGGAAAGGTTTTGAATACAAGTCAATGTTGCAGAGACACCTGAACggccacacaggtgagaagccgtttTCTTGTAAAACATGTGGGAAAAGCTACAGTGACATATCAGCATTGAACACTCATATAAGAtcccacacaggtgagaagccgtaccTTTGCAAGACCTGCGGGAAAAGATTCAGTGAGAAGTCAGTTTTCAAAAGGCATTgtagaatccacacaggtgagaagccgtatactTGTAACGTATGTGGGAGAGCTTTTGGACGTAATGGTTACTTGATAGTCCACATGAGGACTCACACAGGGGAGAAGCCGTATccttgcaaaacatgtgggaaaCACTTCAGATCTAGCAGTAACTTGACACTCCACATGAGAACGCACACAGGTGTAAAGGTGCATCGTGTGAGCACATGTTCCAGTTGA
- the LOC125888126 gene encoding zinc finger protein OZF-like isoform X1, with protein MCSVESLREFVNQRLTAAAEEILGAFKRSIVEYEEEIDRQRRLLDMVLKPEIKLHRTELPQQHVCKEEEVVPEQQLCIEERKSSVEQEEPEPPQIKEEEEEVCSSQEGEQLVVKQETDGFMLTPADEESEQSEDQPLDFIHDDTQSAAEKESVVIIPVISSVISEATSEQQLLCHNSHVAERQDEEEYQRGDSGSTRNTELQAEKRHHESEMNRNSPHTSAAINLNTGKKPLKCDICGKGFEYKSMLQRHLNSHTGEKPFSCKTCGKRFSDISALNAHIRTHTGEKPYLCKTCGKRFREKSVFKRHCRTHTGEKPYTCDVCGRGFGRCCDLKVHMRTHTGEKPYTCNVCGRAFARNDYLLVHMRTHTGEKPYLCKTCGKRFSEKSVFKRHCRIHTGEKPYTCDVCGRAFGRNCFLLAHMRTHTGEKPYTCKTCGKHFRSIGNLTFHMRTHTGVKVHRVSTCSS; from the exons ATGTGTTCAGTTGAGTCTTTGAGAGAGTTTGTCAACCAGcgactaactgctgctgctgaagaaatattgGGAGCTTTTAAAAGAAGCATCGTCGAGTACGAGGAAGAGATCGATCGTCAGCGCAGACTGTTGGATATGGTTTTGAAGCCTGAAATCAAGTTACACAGGACAG agctcccacagcaacatgtgtgtaaggaggaggaggttgtccctgagcagcagctgtgtattgaggagaggaagtccagtgtggagcaagaggagccagagcctccacagattaaagaggaagaggaggaagtgtgcagcagtcaggagggagagcagcttgtagtgaagcAGGAGACTGATGGCTTCATGTTGACTCCTGCTGATGAGGAAAGTGAGCAGAGTGAAGATCAGCCTCTGGACTTCATTCATGATGACACTCAAAGTGCAGCAGAGAAAGAGTCTGTCGTCATTATACCAGTTATAAGCTCTGTGATATCAGAAGCaaccagtgagcagcagctgcTCTGTCACAACTCTCATGTAGCTGAGAGGCAAGATGAGGAAGAATACCAGCGTGGAGACTCAGGATCAACTAGAAACACAGAGCTTCAAGCAGAGAAAAGACATCATGAAAGTGAAATGAACAGGAACAGTCCACACACCTCTGCTGCGATAAACTTAAATACAGgtaaaaagcctttaaaatgtgacatatgTGGGAAAGGTTTTGAGTACAAGTCAATGTTGCAGAGACACCTGAAcagccacacaggtgagaagccgttttcttgcaaaacatgtgggaaaAGATTCAGTGACATATCAGCATTGAACGCTCATATAAGaacccacacaggtgagaagccgtaccTTTGCAAGACCTGCGGGAAAAGATTCCGTGAGAAGTCAGTTTTCAAAAGGCATTGTAGaacccacacaggtgagaagccgtatactTGTGACGTATGTGGGAGAGGTTTTGGACGTTGTTGTGACTTGAAAGTCCACATGAGGACTCACACAGGCGAGAAGCCGTATACTTGTAACGTATGTGGGAGAGCTTTTGCACGTAATGATTACTTGTTAGTCCACATGAGgactcacacaggtgagaagccgtaccTTTGCAAGACCTGCGGGAAAAGATTCAGTGAGAAGTCAGTTTTCAAAAGGCATTgtagaatccacacaggtgagaagccgtatactTGTGACGTATGTGGGAGAGCTTTCGGACGTAATTGTTTTTTGTTAGCCCACATGAGGACTCACACAGGGGAGAAGCCGTATacttgcaaaacatgtgggaaaCACTTCAGATCTATCGGTAACTTGACATTCCACATGAGAACGCACACAGGTGTAAAGGTGCATCGTGTGAGCACATGTTCCAGTTGA
- the LOC125888126 gene encoding zinc finger protein 239-like isoform X9: MLTPADEESEQSEDQTLDFIHDDTQSAAEEESVVIIPVISSVIPEATSEQQLLCHNSHVAERQDEEEYQHGDSGSTRNTELQAEKRHHESEMNSNSPHTSAAINLNTGKKPLKCDICGKGFEYKSMLQRHLNSHTGEKPFSCKTCGKRFSDISALNAHIRTHTGEKPYLCKTCGKRFREKSVFKRHCRTHTGEKPYTCDVCGRGFGRCCDLKVHMRTHTGEKPYTCNVCGRAFARNDYLLVHMRTHTGEKPYLCKTCGKRFSEKSVFKRHCRIHTGEKPYTCDVCGRAFGRNCFLLAHMRTHTGEKPYTCKTCGKHFRSIGNLTFHMRTHTGVKVHRVSTCSS, from the exons ATGTTGACTCCTGCTGATGAGGAAAGTGAGCAGAGTGAAGATCAGACTCTGGACTTCATTCATGATGACACTCAAAGTGCAGCAGAGGAAGAGTCTGTCGTCATTATACCAGTTATAAGCTCTGTGATACCAGAAGCaaccagtgagcagcagctgcTCTGTCACAACTCTCATGTAGCTGAGAGGCAAGATGAGGAAGAATACCAGCATGGAGACTCAGGATCAACTAGAAACACAGAGCTTCAAGCAGAGAAAAGACATCATGAAAGTGAAATGAACAGTAACAGTCCACACACCTCTGCTGCGATAAACTTAAATACAG gtaaaaagcctttaaaatgtgacatatgTGGGAAAGGTTTTGAGTACAAGTCAATGTTGCAGAGACACCTGAAcagccacacaggtgagaagccgttttcttgcaaaacatgtgggaaaAGATTCAGTGACATATCAGCATTGAACGCTCATATAAGaacccacacaggtgagaagccgtaccTTTGCAAGACCTGCGGGAAAAGATTCCGTGAGAAGTCAGTTTTCAAAAGGCATTGTAGaacccacacaggtgagaagccgtatactTGTGACGTATGTGGGAGAGGTTTTGGACGTTGTTGTGACTTGAAAGTCCACATGAGGACTCACACAGGCGAGAAGCCGTATACTTGTAACGTATGTGGGAGAGCTTTTGCACGTAATGATTACTTGTTAGTCCACATGAGgactcacacaggtgagaagccgtaccTTTGCAAGACCTGCGGGAAAAGATTCAGTGAGAAGTCAGTTTTCAAAAGGCATTgtagaatccacacaggtgagaagccgtatactTGTGACGTATGTGGGAGAGCTTTCGGACGTAATTGTTTTTTGTTAGCCCACATGAGGACTCACACAGGGGAGAAGCCGTATacttgcaaaacatgtgggaaaCACTTCAGATCTATCGGTAACTTGACATTCCACATGAGAACGCACACAGGTGTAAAGGTGCATCGTGTGAGCACATGTTCCAGTTGA
- the LOC125888126 gene encoding zinc finger protein 37-like isoform X6, translating to MCSVESLREFVNERLTAAAEEILGAFKRSIVEYEEEIDRQRRLLDMVLKPEIKLHRTELPQQHVCKEEEVVPEQQLCIEERKSSVEQEEPEPPQIKEEEEEVCSSQEGEQLVVKQETDGFMLTPADEESEQSEDQPLDFIHDDTQSAAEKESVVIIPVISSVISEATSEQQLLCHNSHVAERQDEEEYQRGDSGSTRNTELQAEKRHHESEMNRNSPHTSAAINLNTGKKPLKCDICGKGFEYKSMLQRHLNSHTGEKPFSCKTCGKSYSDISALNTHIRSHTGEKPYLCKTCGKRFSEKSVFKRHCRIHTGEKPYTCNVCGRAFGRNGYLIVHMRTHTGEKPYPCKTCGKHFRSSSNLTLHMRTHTGVKVHRVSTCSS from the exons ATGTGTTCAGTTGAGTCTTTGAGAGAGTTTGTCAACGAGcgactaactgctgctgctgaagaaatattgGGAGCTTTTAAAAGAAGCATCGTCGAGTACGAGGAAGAGATCGATCGTCAGCGCAGACTGTTGGATATGGTTTTGAAGCCTGAAATCAAGTTACACAGGACAG agctcccacagcaacatgtgtgtaaggaggaggaggttgtccctgagcagcagctgtgtattgaggagaggaagtccagtgtggagcaagaggagccagagcctccacagattaaagaggaagaggaggaagtgtgcagcagtcaggagggagagcagcttgtagtgaagcAGGAGACTGATGGCTTCATGTTGACTCCTGCTGATGAGGAAAGTGAGCAGAGTGAAGATCAGCCTCTGGACTTCATTCATGATGACACTCAAAGTGCAGCAGAGAAAGAGTCTGTCGTCATTATACCAGTTATAAGCTCTGTGATATCAGAAGCaaccagtgagcagcagctgcTCTGTCACAACTCTCATGTAGCTGAGAGGCAAGATGAGGAAGAATACCAGCGTGGAGACTCAGGATCAACTAGAAACACAGAGCTTCAAGCAGAGAAAAGACATCATGAAAGTGAAATGAACAGGAACAGTCCACACACCTCTGCTGCGATAAACTTAAATACAGgtaaaaagcctttaaaatgtgacatatgTGGGAAAGGTTTTGAGTACAAGTCAATGTTGCAGAGACACCTGAAcagccacacag gtgagaagccgtttTCTTGTAAAACATGTGGGAAAAGCTACAGTGACATATCAGCATTGAACACTCATATAAGAtcccacacaggtgagaagccgtaccTTTGCAAGACCTGCGGGAAAAGATTCAGTGAGAAGTCAGTTTTCAAAAGGCATTgtagaatccacacaggtgagaagccgtatactTGTAACGTATGTGGGAGAGCTTTTGGACGTAATGGTTACTTGATAGTCCACATGAGGACTCACACAGGGGAGAAGCCGTATccttgcaaaacatgtgggaaaCACTTCAGATCTAGCAGTAACTTGACACTCCACATGAGAACGCACACAGGTGTAAAGGTGCATCGTGTGAGCACATGTTCCAGTTGA
- the LOC125888126 gene encoding zinc finger and SCAN domain-containing protein 2-like isoform X8, whose protein sequence is MCSVESLREFVNQRLTAAAEEILGAFKRSIVEYEEEIDRQRRLLDMVLKPEIKLHRTELPQQHVCKEEEVVPEQQLCIEERKSSVEQEEPEPPQIKEEEEEVCSSQEGEQLVVKQETDGFMLTPADEESEQSEDQTLDFIHDDTQSAAEEESVVIIPVISSVISEATSEQQLLCHNSHVAERQDEEEYQRGDSGSTRNTELQAEKRHHESEMSSNSPHTSAVINLNTGEKPLKCDICGKGFEYKSMLQRHLNGHTGEKPFSCKTCGKSYSDISALNTHIRSHTGEKPYLCKTCGKRFSEKSVFKRHCRIHTGEKPYTCNVCGRAFGRNGYLIVHMRTHTGEKPYPCKTCGKHFRSSSNLTLHMRTHTGVKVHRVSTCSS, encoded by the exons ATGTGTTCAGTTGAGTCTTTGAGAGAGTTTGTCAACCAGcgactaactgctgctgctgaagaaatattgGGAGCTTTTAAAAGAAGCATCGTCGAGTACGAGGAAGAGATCGATCGTCAGCGCAGACTGTTGGATATGGTTTTGAAGCCTGAAATCAAGTTACACAGGACAG agctcccacagcaacatgtgtgtaaggaggaggaggttgtccctgagcagcagctgtgtattgaggagaggaagtccagtgtggagcaagaggagccagagcctccacagattaaagaggaagaggaggaagtgtgcagcagtcaggagggagagcagcttgtagtgaagcAGGAGACTGATGGCTTCATGTTGACTCCTGCTGATGAGGAAAGTGAGCAGAGTGAAGATCAGACTCTGGACTTCATTCATGATGACACTCAAAGTGCAGCAGAGGAAGAGTCTGTCGTCATTATACCAGTTATAAGCTCTGTGATATCAGAAGCaaccagtgagcagcagctgcTCTGTCACAACTCTCATGTAGCTGAGAGGCAAGATGAGGAAGAATACCAGCGTGGAGACTCAGGATCAACTAGAAACACAGAGCTTCAAGCAGAGAAAAGACATCATGAAAGTGAAATGAGCAGTAACAGTCCACACACCTCTGCTGTGATAAACTTAAATACAGGTgaaaagcctttaaaatgtgacatatgTGGGAAAGGTTTTGAATACAAGTCAATGTTGCAGAGACACCTGAACggccacacaggtgagaagccgtttTCTTGTAAAACATGTGGGAAAAGCTACAGTGACATATCAGCATTGAACACTCATATAAGAtcccacacaggtgagaagccgtaccTTTGCAAGACCTGCGGGAAAAGATTCAGTGAGAAGTCAGTTTTCAAAAGGCATTgtagaatccacacaggtgagaagccgtatactTGTAACGTATGTGGGAGAGCTTTTGGACGTAATGGTTACTTGATAGTCCACATGAGGACTCACACAGGGGAGAAGCCGTATccttgcaaaacatgtgggaaaCACTTCAGATCTAGCAGTAACTTGACACTCCACATGAGAACGCACACAGGTGTAAAGGTGCATCGTGTGAGCACATGTTCCAGTTGA
- the LOC125888126 gene encoding zinc finger and SCAN domain-containing protein 12-like isoform X2: MCSVESLREFVNERLTAAAEEILGAFKRSIVEYEEEIDRQRRLLDMVLKPEIKLHRTELPQQHVCKEEEVVPEQQLCIEERKSSVEQEEPEPPQIKEEEEEVCSSQEGEQLVVKQETDGFMLTPADEESEQSEDQPLDFIHDDTQSAAEKESVVIIPVISSVISEATSEQQLLCHNSHVAERQDEEEYQRGDSGSTRNTELQAEKRHHESEMNRNSPHTSAAINLNTGKKPLKCDICGKGFEYKSMLQRHLNSHTGEKPFSCKTCGKRFSDISALNAHIRTHTGEKPYLCKTCGKRFREKSVFKRHCRTHTGEKPYTCDVCGRGFGRCCDLKVHMRTHTGEKPYTCNVCGRAFARNDYLLVHMRTHTGEKPYTCKTCGKHFRSIGNLTFHMRTHTGVKVHRVSTCSS, from the exons ATGTGTTCAGTTGAGTCTTTGAGAGAGTTTGTCAACGAGcgactaactgctgctgctgaagaaatattgGGAGCTTTTAAAAGAAGCATCGTCGAGTACGAGGAAGAGATCGATCGTCAGCGCAGACTGTTGGATATGGTTTTGAAGCCTGAAATCAAGTTACACAGGACAG agctcccacagcaacatgtgtgtaaggaggaggaggttgtccctgagcagcagctgtgtattgaggagaggaagtccagtgtggagcaagaggagccagagcctccacagattaaagaggaagaggaggaagtgtgcagcagtcaggagggagagcagcttgtagtgaagcAGGAGACTGATGGCTTCATGTTGACTCCTGCTGATGAGGAAAGTGAGCAGAGTGAAGATCAGCCTCTGGACTTCATTCATGATGACACTCAAAGTGCAGCAGAGAAAGAGTCTGTCGTCATTATACCAGTTATAAGCTCTGTGATATCAGAAGCaaccagtgagcagcagctgcTCTGTCACAACTCTCATGTAGCTGAGAGGCAAGATGAGGAAGAATACCAGCGTGGAGACTCAGGATCAACTAGAAACACAGAGCTTCAAGCAGAGAAAAGACATCATGAAAGTGAAATGAACAGGAACAGTCCACACACCTCTGCTGCGATAAACTTAAATACAGgtaaaaagcctttaaaatgtgacatatgTGGGAAAGGTTTTGAGTACAAGTCAATGTTGCAGAGACACCTGAAcagccacacaggtgagaagccgttttcttgcaaaacatgtgggaaaAGATTCAGTGACATATCAGCATTGAACGCTCATATAAGaacccacacaggtgagaagccgtaccTTTGCAAGACCTGCGGGAAAAGATTCCGTGAGAAGTCAGTTTTCAAAAGGCATTGTAGaacccacacaggtgagaagccgtatactTGTGACGTATGTGGGAGAGGTTTTGGACGTTGTTGTGACTTGAAAGTCCACATGAGGACTCACACAGGCGAGAAGCCGTATACTTGTAACGTATGTGGGAGAGCTTTTGCACGTAATGATTACTTGTTAGTCCACATGAGgactcacacag GGGAGAAGCCGTATacttgcaaaacatgtgggaaaCACTTCAGATCTATCGGTAACTTGACATTCCACATGAGAACGCACACAGGTGTAAAGGTGCATCGTGTGAGCACATGTTCCAGTTGA
- the LOC125888126 gene encoding zinc finger protein 771-like isoform X5: protein MCSVESLREFVNERLTAAAEEILGAFKRSIVEYEEEIDRQRRLLDMVLKPEIKLHRTELPQQHVCKEEEVVPEQQLCIEERKSSVEQEEPEPPQIKEEEEEVCSSQEGEQLVVKQETDGFMLTPADEESEQSEDQPLDFIHDDTQSAAEKESVVIIPVISSVISEATSEQQLLCHNSHVAERQDEEEYQRGDSGSTRNTELQAEKRHHESEMNRNSPHTSAAINLNTGKKPLKCDICGKGFEYKSMLQRHLNSHTGEKPFSCKTCGKRFSDISALNAHIRTHTGEKPYLCKTCGKRFREKSVFKRHCRTHTGEKPYTCDVCGRAFGRNGYLIVHMRTHTGEKPYPCKTCGKHFRSSSNLTLHMRTHTGVKVHRVSTCSS, encoded by the exons ATGTGTTCAGTTGAGTCTTTGAGAGAGTTTGTCAACGAGcgactaactgctgctgctgaagaaatattgGGAGCTTTTAAAAGAAGCATCGTCGAGTACGAGGAAGAGATCGATCGTCAGCGCAGACTGTTGGATATGGTTTTGAAGCCTGAAATCAAGTTACACAGGACAG agctcccacagcaacatgtgtgtaaggaggaggaggttgtccctgagcagcagctgtgtattgaggagaggaagtccagtgtggagcaagaggagccagagcctccacagattaaagaggaagaggaggaagtgtgcagcagtcaggagggagagcagcttgtagtgaagcAGGAGACTGATGGCTTCATGTTGACTCCTGCTGATGAGGAAAGTGAGCAGAGTGAAGATCAGCCTCTGGACTTCATTCATGATGACACTCAAAGTGCAGCAGAGAAAGAGTCTGTCGTCATTATACCAGTTATAAGCTCTGTGATATCAGAAGCaaccagtgagcagcagctgcTCTGTCACAACTCTCATGTAGCTGAGAGGCAAGATGAGGAAGAATACCAGCGTGGAGACTCAGGATCAACTAGAAACACAGAGCTTCAAGCAGAGAAAAGACATCATGAAAGTGAAATGAACAGGAACAGTCCACACACCTCTGCTGCGATAAACTTAAATACAGgtaaaaagcctttaaaatgtgacatatgTGGGAAAGGTTTTGAGTACAAGTCAATGTTGCAGAGACACCTGAAcagccacacaggtgagaagccgttttcttgcaaaacatgtgggaaaAGATTCAGTGACATATCAGCATTGAACGCTCATATAAGaacccacacaggtgagaagccgtaccTTTGCAAGACCTGCGGGAAAAGATTCCGTGAGAAGTCAGTTTTCAAAAGGCATTGTAGaacccacacaggtgagaagccgtatactTGTGACGTATGTGGGAGAG CTTTTGGACGTAATGGTTACTTGATAGTCCACATGAGGACTCACACAGGGGAGAAGCCGTATccttgcaaaacatgtgggaaaCACTTCAGATCTAGCAGTAACTTGACACTCCACATGAGAACGCACACAGGTGTAAAGGTGCATCGTGTGAGCACATGTTCCAGTTGA